In one Photobacterium swingsii genomic region, the following are encoded:
- a CDS encoding efflux RND transporter permease subunit: MQYLLTLLSQRRLAAKLLTLVLIVLGLFALTQLPLAEKPRFDMGEGLIITEYPGASASDVESNVTSKLEKELLSISGIKEFHSVSEAGLSEIEFRLNTGIADPNVVYQDVRDALARVSDLPLGVTESPKLSVEKSYSLDFMVVGISSDLPYEQLRARAKSVELALRRVEGIGQVYPIDLREPEFLINLEPTQLQRYGLTVDEIAQLIAERNVLISGGRLALLQDNPELITVAELDNIEKLADMFIGFKPNIQLKDVSGEITSAFEKASAYGSLNGQKSILFDLRTDQQADVLKTSNDVRNLLAGMERQFGADFSLDVGFDLANEIQAKSDIVRNNGLVGLILVLVVLALFLEKRIAFWVAVSIPVCLLGTLAVLPALGQILDAYTLSALILIIGIIVDDAVVVSDKIIAFVEEGFPIEEAVVKGIKAVFPAITASILSTMIAFIPLLFLPGDSGQMMYVIPLTVIVALCFSFVDALFFIPAHLQGVLTNNTQWVSKRKENFRHVNHAIEWVLTQRKRVLSIAVILCVGVGGFSYQQLSYLFFPEDGAYLIEVSAETDPELSLDQAWQRTQQLEALIGETEEVSSWYGEVGTPNSYWIISLTPVNDRDRTADDIVEEWEAAGEGIAGLAQIEFDIDGGGPPAGRPVDIKVVGGSDEGRNALADDLVAFLETVPGTKRVNRDLHDSQPRVEAQLEYQWLNYYGITAAQVGGVIKYAVEGERVSRIFNGEEEVFFRVSLEEDDKTLDELNNLMVRASDGSLVPLSKLIRWVDTTSASQITHYNGERVIRVSSGVDAALTDPSSVFEQVEIQFAGKDYEGARLVAAGQIFETAQAEQGFAVAILMALAGISVLLLLLFDRVIEGLLVLLVVPFGVSGALFILFLHNQVLSFFSIIGMIALIGVMVNNSLVLIWHFRSTLAELDHDNVMAFIIKGTKSRVRPIILTTITTVVGLVPLAYGLGGYDNFMSPMALVVGWGCVISMLVTLLIIPALYGYVLEWKIRHNRSL; this comes from the coding sequence ATGCAATATTTGTTAACGCTGCTTAGCCAGCGTCGTTTGGCCGCAAAACTGTTAACGTTAGTGCTGATTGTGTTGGGATTATTTGCACTGACTCAGCTGCCTCTAGCTGAAAAGCCTCGTTTTGATATGGGGGAAGGCTTAATCATAACCGAGTACCCAGGTGCATCTGCGTCAGACGTTGAAAGTAATGTCACCAGTAAACTGGAGAAAGAGTTACTGTCTATTTCTGGTATCAAAGAGTTTCATTCCGTATCGGAAGCGGGCCTATCTGAAATTGAATTTCGATTAAATACCGGTATCGCCGATCCAAATGTCGTATATCAAGATGTCCGTGATGCGCTGGCAAGGGTCTCAGATCTTCCTCTTGGTGTGACTGAATCACCAAAGTTGTCAGTAGAGAAATCATACAGTTTAGACTTTATGGTCGTCGGTATCAGTAGTGACTTGCCCTATGAGCAGCTGCGCGCTCGTGCGAAAAGCGTAGAGCTTGCACTTAGACGGGTTGAAGGGATTGGTCAGGTTTATCCTATTGATTTACGTGAGCCCGAATTTTTAATTAATTTAGAGCCGACTCAGTTACAGCGCTATGGCCTGACGGTTGATGAAATCGCGCAGTTGATCGCAGAAAGAAATGTGCTGATAAGTGGTGGACGGTTAGCGCTTTTACAGGATAACCCAGAGCTGATTACCGTTGCTGAGTTGGATAATATTGAGAAGCTGGCGGACATGTTCATTGGCTTCAAACCCAACATTCAGCTTAAAGATGTTTCAGGGGAAATAACCAGTGCATTTGAAAAAGCATCAGCGTATGGCTCTTTAAATGGTCAGAAAAGTATTCTTTTCGATCTTCGGACTGATCAGCAAGCGGATGTTTTAAAAACCTCCAACGATGTCCGTAACTTATTAGCAGGAATGGAACGTCAGTTTGGTGCTGATTTTTCGCTTGATGTTGGGTTTGATCTTGCGAATGAAATTCAGGCGAAGTCTGATATTGTTCGTAATAATGGGTTAGTTGGTTTAATTCTAGTCTTGGTTGTGCTCGCTCTGTTTCTTGAAAAGCGCATTGCTTTTTGGGTCGCAGTGTCTATTCCTGTGTGTTTACTCGGCACCTTAGCGGTGTTACCTGCGTTAGGACAAATTCTTGATGCCTATACATTATCAGCTCTGATTTTGATTATCGGGATCATCGTTGATGATGCTGTTGTCGTCAGTGACAAGATCATTGCGTTTGTTGAAGAAGGTTTTCCAATTGAAGAAGCGGTTGTGAAGGGGATCAAAGCCGTATTTCCTGCTATCACTGCCAGTATTCTCAGTACCATGATTGCCTTTATTCCTTTGTTGTTCTTGCCTGGGGACAGCGGTCAAATGATGTATGTCATTCCACTGACCGTTATTGTTGCTTTGTGTTTCTCCTTTGTGGATGCCTTGTTTTTTATACCTGCTCATTTGCAAGGTGTATTGACGAATAACACGCAATGGGTGAGTAAACGCAAAGAAAACTTCCGCCATGTGAATCATGCGATTGAATGGGTACTTACCCAGCGCAAGCGAGTGCTGAGTATTGCCGTAATATTGTGTGTGGGTGTGGGGGGCTTTTCTTATCAGCAACTTAGCTATTTATTTTTCCCTGAAGATGGCGCCTATTTAATTGAAGTGTCTGCAGAAACCGACCCTGAATTATCCTTGGATCAAGCGTGGCAACGCACTCAACAACTAGAAGCCTTAATCGGTGAAACCGAAGAAGTTTCGAGCTGGTACGGCGAAGTGGGGACTCCCAATAGTTATTGGATTATCTCATTAACGCCTGTTAATGATCGTGACAGAACGGCGGATGACATTGTTGAAGAGTGGGAAGCGGCGGGGGAAGGAATTGCAGGCCTTGCTCAAATTGAATTTGATATTGACGGTGGTGGACCACCTGCGGGACGACCTGTTGATATCAAAGTGGTTGGTGGGAGTGATGAGGGACGCAATGCGTTGGCTGATGATCTTGTCGCTTTCCTTGAAACTGTCCCTGGGACGAAACGGGTGAACCGCGATTTGCACGATAGCCAGCCGCGGGTAGAAGCTCAGTTGGAATACCAGTGGCTAAATTATTACGGTATTACAGCCGCTCAAGTTGGTGGTGTGATCAAGTACGCTGTTGAAGGTGAACGGGTCTCGCGTATTTTTAACGGTGAAGAGGAAGTCTTTTTTCGCGTTAGCTTAGAAGAAGACGATAAAACGTTAGACGAGCTTAATAACCTGATGGTGCGTGCTAGTGATGGATCGCTAGTGCCGCTAAGTAAGTTGATCCGTTGGGTAGACACCACATCGGCATCGCAAATCACACACTATAACGGTGAGCGAGTGATACGAGTGTCATCGGGGGTTGATGCAGCATTGACGGATCCAAGCTCAGTATTTGAACAGGTTGAAATACAATTTGCGGGTAAAGACTATGAAGGCGCTCGTTTAGTGGCGGCAGGTCAAATCTTTGAAACCGCACAAGCTGAGCAAGGGTTCGCTGTGGCAATCTTAATGGCATTAGCAGGGATCAGCGTATTATTGTTGTTACTGTTTGACCGAGTGATCGAAGGGTTGTTAGTGCTTTTAGTTGTGCCTTTTGGTGTCAGTGGGGCATTGTTTATTTTGTTCTTGCATAATCAAGTGCTCAGCTTTTTCTCTATCATTGGGATGATTGCGCTGATTGGGGTGATGGTGAATAACAGTCTAGTGCTTATTTGGCATTTTCGTTCCACTCTTGCAGAGCTGGACCACGATAATGTCATGGCATTCATTATTAAAGGCACGAAAAGTCGTGTAAGACCAATCATATTAACGACTATCACAACTGTCGTGGGTTTGGTTCCCTTGGCTTATGGACTTGGCGGTTATGATAATTTCATGTCACCGATGGCCTTGGTTGTTGGTTGGGGCTGTGTGATTTCAATGTTGGTGACGCTGCTCATTATTCCTGCGCTGTATGGTTATGTGCTTGAATGGAAGATTCGCCATAACCGTTCTTTATAA
- a CDS encoding efflux RND transporter periplasmic adaptor subunit, which yields MNKYLKYLGVITLFVISPFAASEDYAMGSLVPVRSVTVSSEVTGVVDKFEKEVGDSIALGEVLVKLSIEDNALNVKLAKAELGVSQHELTTQEKQLQRFSSLYKTKGISASDYDEQHRKTRLSRAQVEVDKIKLAMVQREKEKSEVKAPFSGVILKRNIELGQYIPSGEKLYTLVDMSQVKVQFYLLESDVMSTQKGDSVNVIIPALNNKSVKGYVDILSPAFEADDPGFLVEVIIDNTQSELKPGMQARVEIAEQGV from the coding sequence ATGAATAAATATCTAAAATATTTAGGGGTTATTACTTTATTTGTCATTAGTCCATTTGCAGCGTCTGAAGACTATGCAATGGGCAGCCTTGTACCCGTTAGAAGTGTTACTGTGAGCAGTGAAGTAACAGGTGTTGTTGATAAATTTGAGAAGGAGGTAGGTGATAGCATTGCGCTAGGCGAAGTGCTTGTTAAATTGTCAATTGAAGATAACGCATTGAATGTTAAGCTTGCTAAAGCTGAGCTTGGAGTAAGTCAGCATGAATTGACTACGCAAGAGAAGCAACTTCAACGCTTTTCATCGCTATATAAAACTAAGGGTATTTCGGCGAGTGACTACGATGAACAGCATCGTAAAACGCGGCTAAGCCGAGCGCAGGTAGAAGTTGATAAAATAAAACTTGCAATGGTGCAACGAGAAAAAGAAAAATCTGAAGTTAAGGCTCCATTTTCGGGGGTTATTTTAAAAAGAAATATTGAACTGGGCCAATATATTCCATCAGGAGAAAAACTCTACACGCTAGTGGATATGAGTCAGGTCAAAGTACAGTTTTATTTATTAGAGTCAGATGTTATGAGTACGCAAAAGGGGGATAGCGTTAACGTTATTATTCCTGCTCTCAATAATAAATCAGTGAAAGGGTATGTTGATATTTTATCGCCAGCATTTGAAGCGGATGACCCAGGGTTTTTAGTTGAAGTAATTATTGATAATACTCAAAGTGAACTTAAACCGGGTATGCAGGCGCGTGTTGAAATTGCTGAACAAGGAGTATAG
- a CDS encoding cytochrome-c peroxidase — MQYVSLRWIIPCFIVIISSLYLFFTFREPIFSEQPSSHFNKEVAFLSTAISAIEHVEIKDKDKAKLGLELFLEPRLSSNGEVSCESCHHIFTNGAETIPTSIGVNGEGKRNSPTVFNISLNSRFFWDGRAASLEQQIDGPIHHPLEMDSNWPDIIHFLSQSEYYQTRFSQAYNGNISEQSVKHALISFMNTLVTPDAPFDRYLKGDSQAISQVAQHGWKKFQQLGCVYCHQGQNIGGNLFQKFGNITSLEAQFGSLANADLGRFEITGDENDRHVFRVPSLRNVAITAPYFHDGNTTTLEEAIIVMARVQLGQELSPMTIVEISAFLNALTAPKPAVLEELIQ, encoded by the coding sequence GTGCAATATGTATCATTACGTTGGATCATACCGTGTTTTATTGTCATCATCAGTAGCCTATATCTGTTCTTCACTTTCCGAGAGCCCATCTTCAGTGAGCAGCCCTCATCCCACTTCAACAAAGAAGTCGCTTTCCTTTCTACTGCGATTAGTGCTATTGAACACGTTGAAATAAAAGATAAAGATAAAGCTAAACTCGGACTTGAACTTTTTCTTGAACCGAGATTGTCATCAAACGGTGAAGTCAGCTGTGAATCTTGCCATCATATTTTTACCAATGGTGCTGAAACTATTCCCACATCCATTGGGGTCAACGGTGAAGGAAAACGTAATTCTCCAACCGTGTTTAATATCAGCCTCAATTCTCGTTTTTTTTGGGATGGACGAGCAGCGAGTTTAGAACAACAAATTGATGGTCCAATTCATCATCCTCTCGAAATGGATAGCAATTGGCCCGACATTATTCATTTTCTTAGCCAGTCTGAATACTACCAAACACGCTTTTCCCAAGCCTATAACGGCAATATCTCTGAACAAAGTGTCAAACATGCACTCATCTCTTTCATGAACACCTTAGTTACACCCGATGCCCCTTTTGATCGTTACTTAAAAGGAGATAGCCAAGCCATTTCGCAAGTTGCTCAACATGGTTGGAAAAAATTCCAACAACTCGGCTGTGTTTACTGCCACCAAGGGCAAAATATAGGCGGCAATCTTTTCCAGAAATTCGGCAATATCACCTCGCTCGAAGCACAATTTGGATCACTTGCCAATGCCGACTTAGGGCGATTCGAAATTACGGGTGATGAAAATGATCGTCATGTTTTTCGGGTTCCAAGCCTTCGAAACGTGGCAATCACAGCACCCTATTTCCATGATGGAAATACAACAACACTTGAAGAGGCCATCATTGTGATGGCGCGGGTACAGCTAGGGCAAGAGTTAAGCCCGATGACAATCGTAGAAATCAGTGCTTTTTTAAACGCTTTAACCGCCCCGAAGCCCGCAGTGCTTGAGGAGTTAATTCAATGA
- a CDS encoding PAS domain-containing hybrid sensor histidine kinase/response regulator, protein MTKTANHKLSLLIIITVTSLALYLVFIITKSHQVDQYQRAYLSLTNDVIKAQEELYYFNHQDHKAYDRYSLQLVHAEVEANALYTGLQSNRSHWLKRMVISTNDVINQAKEINTSISTFVADLETLLRLKVSNEYSTLTTLLLEETLLDSLVSAEDKLYVSELTLKGALTRAPSEALQNNLTFRSLVNYISFRERIKDESTQKEKDISTNGVKEELAKQNRYWLEESETIKQHAFITMLLFALSIAAYFYLQLRERLLQTLAIKQELAASEKEKSTLALVAEHAQDAIVITDKDGYTTWVNNSFLALSGYAITEVIGQKPGNILQGKDTSQDEVTRISDALKKGESIESELINYHKDGTPYWIDIAINPTFDANGNLQSFIAVERDSTKRKALEQDLAAAAELAEVSNKAKSTFLATMSHELRTPLNGILGMAQIIESNIQNQEHHKQIQVLLESGEHLLSLLNDILDFSKIEENKLELECAQFKFNDVINPIAHTYNQICTDQGLELIIENELNHNALFTGDKSRIRQIIFNLISNAVKFTHQGSINLSFKHTLTANSQQGVVMKIKDSGIGIREERLANIFDPFTQAESSTTRQYGGTGLGLAIVKQLVEMMNGHISAYSELGKGTEFTVTIALETTIEHASSQPLPFDNESHNHSSNNREHDTNKEAHQRLSGKVSHNNTESRHQQQALNILIVEDNKINALVAKTFCERQGHRASVTENGQLALERLKEDSFDLILMDNHMPVMDGVTATQAIRQQLRLSTVIFACTADIFQEAHDNFIQAGANYVLTKPIQEQGFIDAIQQHLPTIMENQTPTSTTNTKVIALTRHTQAAITELATTEAEINLVTMNQPCGHTSINDNLQHFIECAEESISSLIIAYSAHNIELIHSHVLSIKTLGINFSILRLITSATEITKQTNNNQLPNIHALQQLINLLEVNIHQASRLMHSEISKDTQKNNN, encoded by the coding sequence ATGACAAAAACAGCAAATCATAAACTCAGCCTGCTTATCATTATTACTGTCACTAGCCTTGCTCTTTACTTGGTATTCATCATCACTAAAAGCCATCAAGTCGATCAATATCAACGCGCCTATTTGTCACTCACCAACGATGTCATCAAAGCTCAGGAAGAGCTCTATTACTTTAATCATCAAGATCATAAAGCCTATGACCGCTATTCTTTGCAGCTAGTTCATGCCGAAGTGGAAGCCAATGCCCTCTACACGGGGCTACAATCTAACCGAAGTCATTGGCTCAAACGTATGGTGATCAGTACCAATGATGTTATCAACCAAGCAAAAGAAATTAATACCAGTATTTCAACTTTTGTCGCTGATCTTGAAACTTTACTGCGATTAAAAGTATCTAATGAATACTCAACATTAACGACATTACTGTTAGAAGAAACGCTATTAGATAGCCTAGTAAGTGCAGAAGACAAACTGTATGTTTCAGAGCTCACGCTTAAAGGGGCACTAACAAGAGCACCCAGTGAAGCACTCCAAAATAACCTGACCTTCCGCAGCCTTGTAAACTACATCTCTTTTCGCGAACGGATCAAAGATGAAAGTACTCAAAAAGAAAAAGACATTTCTACCAACGGAGTGAAAGAAGAGCTAGCGAAACAAAACAGATACTGGCTAGAAGAGTCGGAAACAATTAAGCAACATGCCTTCATCACCATGTTGTTATTTGCTCTAAGCATTGCTGCTTATTTTTATTTACAGTTACGCGAGCGCTTATTGCAAACCTTAGCCATCAAGCAGGAGCTCGCTGCATCCGAAAAAGAAAAGTCGACACTGGCTTTAGTGGCTGAACACGCCCAAGATGCTATCGTTATTACAGATAAAGATGGCTACACCACTTGGGTCAATAACAGTTTTTTAGCACTATCAGGGTACGCTATCACAGAAGTTATAGGCCAAAAACCAGGGAATATTTTACAGGGAAAAGATACAAGCCAAGATGAAGTCACCAGAATTTCTGATGCACTCAAAAAAGGAGAATCCATCGAGTCTGAACTGATTAATTATCACAAAGATGGCACCCCATACTGGATAGATATCGCAATAAACCCAACGTTCGATGCCAATGGTAACCTACAGAGCTTTATTGCTGTCGAACGCGATAGTACTAAGCGTAAAGCGCTTGAACAAGATCTCGCTGCTGCAGCTGAGCTTGCTGAGGTCTCAAATAAAGCAAAATCCACTTTCCTTGCCACCATGAGCCATGAGTTACGTACTCCCCTTAATGGCATACTTGGTATGGCACAAATCATCGAGAGCAACATTCAAAACCAAGAACATCATAAGCAGATCCAAGTGTTACTCGAATCTGGCGAACATCTTCTCTCGTTGCTCAATGACATCTTGGACTTCTCAAAAATTGAAGAAAATAAGCTGGAATTAGAATGTGCTCAATTTAAATTTAACGATGTTATCAACCCTATCGCTCACACCTACAATCAAATTTGTACCGACCAAGGTCTCGAATTAATTATTGAAAACGAGCTCAACCACAATGCACTTTTTACTGGTGATAAGTCACGGATCAGACAGATCATCTTCAACCTTATTAGCAATGCGGTAAAATTTACTCACCAAGGCAGTATCAACCTATCTTTTAAACACACTTTAACGGCAAACAGCCAACAAGGTGTCGTCATGAAAATAAAAGATTCCGGTATCGGTATTCGCGAAGAACGCCTTGCGAATATTTTTGACCCATTTACGCAAGCAGAGTCTTCCACTACCCGACAGTACGGTGGAACTGGCCTTGGCTTAGCCATAGTTAAGCAACTCGTTGAGATGATGAACGGACATATCTCGGCCTACAGCGAATTAGGTAAAGGCACTGAATTTACAGTGACCATTGCGTTGGAAACAACTATTGAGCATGCCTCGTCACAGCCTTTGCCATTCGATAACGAGAGCCATAATCATTCCTCTAACAATCGTGAGCATGATACAAACAAAGAGGCCCACCAGCGACTCAGTGGAAAAGTCAGCCATAACAACACTGAAAGTCGCCACCAACAGCAAGCGCTCAACATATTGATTGTCGAGGACAACAAAATTAATGCATTAGTCGCTAAAACATTTTGTGAGCGCCAAGGGCACCGAGCCAGCGTTACGGAAAATGGACAGCTTGCCTTAGAGCGATTGAAAGAAGATAGCTTTGATTTAATACTGATGGACAACCACATGCCCGTCATGGACGGGGTCACCGCCACTCAAGCTATACGTCAACAGCTAAGACTCTCTACGGTTATTTTTGCTTGTACCGCTGATATATTCCAAGAAGCACACGACAATTTCATTCAAGCAGGGGCTAATTACGTTTTAACTAAACCGATTCAAGAACAAGGTTTCATTGATGCTATTCAACAACATTTACCGACAATAATGGAAAACCAAACACCCACATCGACAACGAACACCAAAGTAATCGCACTCACTCGACATACGCAAGCTGCGATCACAGAACTTGCTACAACAGAAGCTGAGATTAACCTTGTAACTATGAACCAACCATGCGGTCACACAAGCATCAATGACAACTTACAGCACTTTATCGAGTGCGCCGAAGAAAGTATTAGTTCGCTTATTATTGCTTATAGTGCGCACAATATTGAGCTTATTCACTCGCACGTTCTATCAATTAAAACGTTAGGCATAAACTTCTCTATACTTCGTTTAATCACTTCAGCAACAGAGATCACGAAGCAGACCAATAACAATCAGCTCCCAAACATTCATGCCTTACAGCAACTGATTAACTTGCTTGAGGTGAATATTCACCAAGCTTCTCGATTAATGCATAGTGAAATAAGTAAGGACACTCAAAAGAACAATAACTGA